One Clavibacter michiganensis subsp. insidiosus genomic window carries:
- a CDS encoding histone-like nucleoid-structuring protein Lsr2 has translation MPKNSCASGLPSWTARPPRKVVTTLVDDIDGTQIEEGQGETVPFALDGVNYEIDLSDDNAAKLRTALEDYVDKGRRVGRVGRATAGKGAPRRSAGSAPKQDLSAAREWLREHGHKVSERGRISADLLEEYRANS, from the coding sequence ATGCCGAAGAACTCGTGCGCGAGCGGGCTGCCCTCCTGGACGGCGCGGCCGCCCCGCAAAGTAGTTACCACGCTCGTTGACGACATCGACGGCACGCAGATCGAAGAGGGCCAGGGTGAGACCGTCCCGTTCGCGCTCGACGGCGTGAACTACGAGATCGACCTCAGCGACGACAACGCGGCCAAGCTGCGCACTGCGCTCGAGGACTACGTCGACAAGGGCCGCCGCGTCGGCCGCGTCGGCCGCGCGACTGCCGGCAAGGGCGCACCGCGCCGCTCCGCCGGTTCGGCTCCGAAGCAGGATCTCAGCGCCGCGCGCGAGTGGCTGCGCGAGCACGGCCACAAGGTCTCCGAGCGCGGCCGCATCTCCGCGGACCTGCTCGAGGAGTACCGCGCGAACAGCTAG